The genomic window TTATTTTTATCACTATTGGTGGAAATGATATGATGAAAGTTGTTCGTTCACATTTTTTATCTTTAACATATGATTTGTTTGTAAAGGAACAACAGGCATTTGCGTCCCGGCTTGATGAGCAACTGCAACTTCTTCGTCATATGAATCAAGACGCTTATATTGTGCTTATTGGATTATACAATCCGTTTTCTTCAGCTTTTCCAAATATACCTGAAATGGATGAGATTATACACATGTGGAACGAAGGAAGTAAGGAAGTAATTTCTCGCTATGATCGTACACTATTTGTACCTATTGCGGATCTGTTTGAAGGACGGGATGATGTGTTGTATGATGATCAATTTCATCCGAACAAAATAGGCTATGAACAAATGGCAAAGCGCATATACGAATACTTACAAAGACATCAGGAATGGATAGGAGAATGAATTGTGAAGTGGAAAATTTTATTTTTTAGCTTGTTAGGGATAAACGCTCTAATGATCGTGTTACTACTTTTTTATATGTTTCAGCCATCTTCTTCCCCAAATGTCTCAAACATCAAAGGGGAAGGACCAACATTTACTGTGCAAACATCTAAACAACATATGAATACGTTAATTCGTGATTATATCCAGAAGCATAAAAAAGAAGGGGAATTGTCTTATGATGTTCAATTAGCTGATCGCCTCTATATTACAAGTGCGATTCCGATATTCGGAAAACAAGTCGATTTAACGATGGCATTTGATCCAAATGTTGATGAAAGCGGGAACATTATACTGGCTCATCCAACAATGACATTCGGACAGCTTCGTTTGCCTGTTCCATATGTATTGGCGTATATAGAAAAGCATGCGTCTTTACCGAATTGGGTGAAAGTGGATGCGGAAAAAGAGCGCATTTATATTGTTGTCAGCGATATTCGTATAAAAAAAGGATATATGCTTAAAGCGAAAACGTTTGATTTAAGTAAAGATGATATGACTTTTACAGTTACAATTACAAAATAGGATGTCCCATA from Anoxybacillus gonensis includes these protein-coding regions:
- a CDS encoding YpmS family protein; this translates as MKWKILFFSLLGINALMIVLLLFYMFQPSSSPNVSNIKGEGPTFTVQTSKQHMNTLIRDYIQKHKKEGELSYDVQLADRLYITSAIPIFGKQVDLTMAFDPNVDESGNIILAHPTMTFGQLRLPVPYVLAYIEKHASLPNWVKVDAEKERIYIVVSDIRIKKGYMLKAKTFDLSKDDMTFTVTITK
- a CDS encoding SGNH/GDSL hydrolase family protein, which translates into the protein MNKFLLLFLCMCLVGCSSTPTMMKEKEQVQMKPRDLQIVALGDSLTEGVGDEQGGYVTFIKQYLESREDVNKVFVHNFGKRGLRSTQLADVMINNESVIQQADLIFITIGGNDMMKVVRSHFLSLTYDLFVKEQQAFASRLDEQLQLLRHMNQDAYIVLIGLYNPFSSAFPNIPEMDEIIHMWNEGSKEVISRYDRTLFVPIADLFEGRDDVLYDDQFHPNKIGYEQMAKRIYEYLQRHQEWIGE